The following coding sequences are from one Oncorhynchus nerka isolate Pitt River linkage group LG6, Oner_Uvic_2.0, whole genome shotgun sequence window:
- the LOC115124402 gene encoding ribose-phosphate pyrophosphokinase 1-like isoform X1, protein MPNIKIFSGSSHRELSHKIADRLGMELGKVVTKKFSNQETCVEIGESVRGEDVYIVQSGCGEINDNLMELLIMINACKIASASRVTAVIPCFPYARQDKKDKVGSRAPISAKLVANMLSVSGADHIITMDLHASQIQGFFDIPVDNLYAEPAVLKWIKENIAEWKTCTIVSPDAGGAKRVTSIADRLNVDFALIHKERKKANEVDRMVLVGDVTDRVAILVDDMADTCGTICHAADKLISAGATKVYAILTHGIFSGPAISRINNACFEAVVVTNTIPQEEKMKTCPKIQVIDISMILAEAIRRTHNGESVSYLFSHVPL, encoded by the exons ATGCCGAACATTAAGATATTCAGCGGTAGCTCGCATCGGGAACTGTCTCACAAAATTGCTGACCGTCTTGGGATGGAACTCGGGAAGGTTGTCACCAAGAAATTCAGCAATCAAGAAACATG TGTTGAGATCGGGGAGAGTGTCCGTGGAGAGGATGTCTACATCGTACAGAGCGGCTGTGGGGAGATCAATGATAATCTGATGGAGCTGCTGATTATGATCAATGCGTGTAAGATCGCCTCGGCCTCCCGGGTCACAGCCGTCATCCCCTGCTTCCCCTACGCACGGCAGGACAAGAAGGACAAGGTGGGG AGTCGAGCGCCCATCTCAGCCAAGCTGGTGGCTAACATGCTGTCTGTGTCTGGAGCTGATCACATCATCACTATGGACCTCCACGCCTCACAGATCCAG GGTTTCTTCGACATCCCGGTGGATAACCTGTATGCTGAGCCTGCTGTACTGAAGTGGATCAAGGAGAACATCGCAGAGTGGAAGACCTGCACCATCGTCTCTCCAGACGCAGGGGGGGCCAAGAG AGTGACTTCCATAGCGGACAGGCTCAATGTGGACTTTGCTCTGATccacaaagagagaaagaaggccAATGAGGTGGATCGCATGGTGCTGGTCGGGGACGTCACGGACCGGGTGGCCATCTTGGTGGATGACATGGCAGACACCTGTGGTACTATCTGTCACGCAGCCGACAA GCTGATCTCAGCTGGTGCTACCAAGGTGTATGCCATCCTGACCCACGGTATCTTCTCTGGCCCGGCCATCTCCCGGATCAATAACGCCTGCTTCGAGGCCGTGGTCGTCACCAACACTATCCCTCAGGAGGAGAAGATGAAGACCTGTCCTAAGAtacag gTGATTGACATCTCTATGATCTTGGCAGAGGCCATCCGCAGGACCCACAACGGAGaatctgtctcctacctcttcaGCCACGTTCCCTtgtaa
- the LOC115124402 gene encoding ribose-phosphate pyrophosphokinase 1-like isoform X2 → MPNIKIFSGSSHRELSHKIADRLGMELGKVVTKKFSNQETCVEIGESVRGEDVYIVQSGCGEINDNLMELLIMINACKIASASRVTAVIPCFPYARQDKKDKSRAPISAKLVANMLSVSGADHIITMDLHASQIQGFFDIPVDNLYAEPAVLKWIKENIAEWKTCTIVSPDAGGAKRVTSIADRLNVDFALIHKERKKANEVDRMVLVGDVTDRVAILVDDMADTCGTICHAADKLISAGATKVYAILTHGIFSGPAISRINNACFEAVVVTNTIPQEEKMKTCPKIQVIDISMILAEAIRRTHNGESVSYLFSHVPL, encoded by the exons ATGCCGAACATTAAGATATTCAGCGGTAGCTCGCATCGGGAACTGTCTCACAAAATTGCTGACCGTCTTGGGATGGAACTCGGGAAGGTTGTCACCAAGAAATTCAGCAATCAAGAAACATG TGTTGAGATCGGGGAGAGTGTCCGTGGAGAGGATGTCTACATCGTACAGAGCGGCTGTGGGGAGATCAATGATAATCTGATGGAGCTGCTGATTATGATCAATGCGTGTAAGATCGCCTCGGCCTCCCGGGTCACAGCCGTCATCCCCTGCTTCCCCTACGCACGGCAGGACAAGAAGGACAAG AGTCGAGCGCCCATCTCAGCCAAGCTGGTGGCTAACATGCTGTCTGTGTCTGGAGCTGATCACATCATCACTATGGACCTCCACGCCTCACAGATCCAG GGTTTCTTCGACATCCCGGTGGATAACCTGTATGCTGAGCCTGCTGTACTGAAGTGGATCAAGGAGAACATCGCAGAGTGGAAGACCTGCACCATCGTCTCTCCAGACGCAGGGGGGGCCAAGAG AGTGACTTCCATAGCGGACAGGCTCAATGTGGACTTTGCTCTGATccacaaagagagaaagaaggccAATGAGGTGGATCGCATGGTGCTGGTCGGGGACGTCACGGACCGGGTGGCCATCTTGGTGGATGACATGGCAGACACCTGTGGTACTATCTGTCACGCAGCCGACAA GCTGATCTCAGCTGGTGCTACCAAGGTGTATGCCATCCTGACCCACGGTATCTTCTCTGGCCCGGCCATCTCCCGGATCAATAACGCCTGCTTCGAGGCCGTGGTCGTCACCAACACTATCCCTCAGGAGGAGAAGATGAAGACCTGTCCTAAGAtacag gTGATTGACATCTCTATGATCTTGGCAGAGGCCATCCGCAGGACCCACAACGGAGaatctgtctcctacctcttcaGCCACGTTCCCTtgtaa
- the LOC115124402 gene encoding ribose-phosphate pyrophosphokinase 1-like isoform X3 → MPNIKIFSGSSHRELSHKIADRLGMELGKVVTKKFSNQETCVEIGESVRGEDVYIVQSGCGEINDNLMELLIMINACKIASASRVTAVIPCFPYARQDKKDKVGSRAPISAKLVANMLSVSGADHIITMDLHASQIQGFFDIPVDNLYAEPAVLKWIKENIAEWKTCTIVSPDAGGAKRVTSIADRLNVDFALIHKERKKANEVDRMVLVGDVTDRVAILVDDMADTCGTICHAADKLISAGAIVLQLQEILSLHPQADLSWCYSPTVTGDPVPPPSG, encoded by the exons ATGCCGAACATTAAGATATTCAGCGGTAGCTCGCATCGGGAACTGTCTCACAAAATTGCTGACCGTCTTGGGATGGAACTCGGGAAGGTTGTCACCAAGAAATTCAGCAATCAAGAAACATG TGTTGAGATCGGGGAGAGTGTCCGTGGAGAGGATGTCTACATCGTACAGAGCGGCTGTGGGGAGATCAATGATAATCTGATGGAGCTGCTGATTATGATCAATGCGTGTAAGATCGCCTCGGCCTCCCGGGTCACAGCCGTCATCCCCTGCTTCCCCTACGCACGGCAGGACAAGAAGGACAAGGTGGGG AGTCGAGCGCCCATCTCAGCCAAGCTGGTGGCTAACATGCTGTCTGTGTCTGGAGCTGATCACATCATCACTATGGACCTCCACGCCTCACAGATCCAG GGTTTCTTCGACATCCCGGTGGATAACCTGTATGCTGAGCCTGCTGTACTGAAGTGGATCAAGGAGAACATCGCAGAGTGGAAGACCTGCACCATCGTCTCTCCAGACGCAGGGGGGGCCAAGAG AGTGACTTCCATAGCGGACAGGCTCAATGTGGACTTTGCTCTGATccacaaagagagaaagaaggccAATGAGGTGGATCGCATGGTGCTGGTCGGGGACGTCACGGACCGGGTGGCCATCTTGGTGGATGACATGGCAGACACCTGTGGTACTATCTGTCACGCAGCCGACAA GCTGATCTCAGCTGGTGCTATAGTCCTACAGTTACAGGAGATCCTGTCCCTCCACCCTCAGGCTGATCTCAGCTGGTGCTATAGTCCTACAGTTACAGGAGATCCTGTCCCTCCACCCTCAGGCTGA